TTTCGTCTCTGAATAATGCTTCATACCATCGGAAGGAAAACCCCGAAAAAATTGTTTTTGACTTTGTCGAGTTAAACGAGAAGAAAATCATAACAAGGATCGGAGCGTAAAGAAACAGAAAAACTATGCCTAAGTAAATCTTTGAAATAAGCTTTTTCATGTTTATGATCCTCTCTCCTCTCTGTATATAAGCTTTATAACTGTTTAAATCAATATTGCGTCTTCGCCTTTATCGAAGCGGTTCATAATTGCCATACTTATGACAATGATGATCATCAATACGAGGCTGAGCATGCTGCCCATATTGATGTTGGGGGAGCTTCCGACATAATACTGTTCTATCGCGTCGCCTATCATCATGCCGTTTCCGAGGCGCTGGCTTATGACAAAGGTACTTGCGGCGGGGACAAAAACCATAGTTATTCCTGTAATGACGCCCGGAATGCTAAGCGGAAAGACAATGCGTTTGAATATGTTGTAGCCGTTACATCCGAGATCCTGTCCGGCCTCTATCAAAGATTTATCAATTTTTGACATCACGGTATAAATAGGTATGATCATAAACGGAAGAAAATTATATATCATTACCGTTATAACCGCTCCGTCGTTATTGATCAGCTGCTGTCGTTCAAGTCCGAAATACACGAGGATATTGTTTATTATGCCGTTGCTTTCAAGTAAAGTCATCCACGCGTATATTCTGAGCAGAAAATTCATCCACATCGGCAGCATGATCAGCATATTCATCGTGCGCTGTTTATTAACTGACATTTTACTTATTATATAAGCAAACGGATATCCGGCGACAAGACAGATAACCGTCGTTATAAACGCCATACGAAGCGAATCGATGTAAACTCTCACGATATACGGGTTGGTCAGATATTTTAAATTATCAAATGAAAAGGCTCCGGCATCATCGGTAAATGAATAATATAATACCATGCCAAGCGGAATGACGGTAAAAAAAATCATCCAAACTAAATAAGGATAAAACGGCTTTCTGGATTTCATCTGCCGTC
The Oscillospiraceae bacterium genome window above contains:
- a CDS encoding ABC transporter permease, which encodes MKSRKPFYPYLVWMIFFTVIPLGMVLYYSFTDDAGAFSFDNLKYLTNPYIVRVYIDSLRMAFITTVICLVAGYPFAYIISKMSVNKQRTMNMLIMLPMWMNFLLRIYAWMTLLESNGIINNILVYFGLERQQLINNDGAVITVMIYNFLPFMIIPIYTVMSKIDKSLIEAGQDLGCNGYNIFKRIVFPLSIPGVITGITMVFVPAASTFVISQRLGNGMMIGDAIEQYYVGSSPNINMGSMLSLVLMIIIVISMAIMNRFDKGEDAILI